Sequence from the Sphingomonas suaedae genome:
CTGCGCCGCCTCCCGCGCGGCGGGGCGTTGATGACATTGACGGCGCTGCTTCCATTTGCAGGCAGGGCAGCGGTTATGTATCTGACCCGCAATCCGGAGTGGGGCGCGCGCCGCGTCGCCATGCCGACCGAACAGTCACGGGGTTGAAGATGGCCGATTTTGTCCTTCCCAAGAACAGCAAGATCAAGAAGGGCACGTCCCATCCCGCGCCGCAGGGCGCGAAGAATGCGCGCACCTTCACCATCTATCGCTACGACCCCGATTCGGGTCAGAACCCGCGCTATGACAAATTCACCATCGACCTCGACGATTGCGGCCCGATGGTTCTCGACGCGCTCATCAAGATCAAATCGGAGATTGATCCGAGCCTGACCTTCCGTCGCTCGTGCCGCGAAGGCATTTGCGGGTCGTGCTCGATGAACATGGACGGCAAGAACGGCCTCGCCTGCACCACCGCGATCGAGGATATCAAGGGCGATATCAAGATCACCCCGCTGCCCGCGATGGACGTGATCAAGGACCTGGTCCCCGACTTCACCCATTTCTACGCGCAATACGCCTCGATCCAGCCCTGGCTGAAGACCGTCACCACGCCGCCCTCGGGCAAGGAGCGGCTGCAGTCGCCGGCAGAGCGCGACAAGCTGGACGGGCTGTATGAGTGCATCCTGTGCGCCTGCTGCTCGACCAGCTGCCCGAGCTATTGGTGGAACAGCGACCGGTTCCTCGGCCCGGCCATCCTCCTCCAGGCTTATCGCTGGCTGGCCGACAGCCGCGACGAGGCGACCGGCGAGCGGCTCGACGAGCTGGAAGATCCCTTCCGCCTTTACCGCTGCCACACGATCATGAACTGCGCGAATGTCTGCCCCAAGGGCCTCTCGCCCGCCAAGGCGATCGCGGAAATCAAGAAGATGGAAGCCGAACGGGTCGTCTGATCCGTTGGACGCACTGCGCAGGAGAAGCGAATGGCCGGAATTGCCGAGGGCGTCGAAGTTTCTGGCGGATGTCTGTGCGGCGCATTGCGCTATCGGCTGACGGGTCCCTCGCGCCGCGTCGTGCAATGCTGTTGCAAGG
This genomic interval carries:
- a CDS encoding succinate dehydrogenase iron-sulfur subunit, encoding MADFVLPKNSKIKKGTSHPAPQGAKNARTFTIYRYDPDSGQNPRYDKFTIDLDDCGPMVLDALIKIKSEIDPSLTFRRSCREGICGSCSMNMDGKNGLACTTAIEDIKGDIKITPLPAMDVIKDLVPDFTHFYAQYASIQPWLKTVTTPPSGKERLQSPAERDKLDGLYECILCACCSTSCPSYWWNSDRFLGPAILLQAYRWLADSRDEATGERLDELEDPFRLYRCHTIMNCANVCPKGLSPAKAIAEIKKMEAERVV